A DNA window from Mastomys coucha isolate ucsf_1 unplaced genomic scaffold, UCSF_Mcou_1 pScaffold21, whole genome shotgun sequence contains the following coding sequences:
- the Tph1 gene encoding tryptophan 5-hydroxylase 1, whose protein sequence is MIEDNKENKENKDHSSERGRVTLIFSLKNEVGGLIKVLKIFQENHVNLLHIESRKSKHRNSEFEIFVDCDINREQLNDIFPLLKSLTTVLSVDSPDQLTMKEDVMETVPWFPKKISDLDFCANRVLLYGSELDADHPGFKDNVYRRRRKYFAELAMNYKHGDPIPRIEFTEEEIKTWGTIFRELTKLYPTHACREYLRNLPLLSKYCGYREDNIPQLEDVSNFLKERTGFSIRPVAGYLSPRDFLSGLAFRVFHCTQYVRHGSDPLYTPEPDTCHELLGHVPLLAEPSFAQFSQEIGLASLGASEETVQKLATCYFFTVEFGLCKQDGQLRVFGAGLLSSISELKHALSGHAKVKPFDPKVACKQECLITSFQDVYFVSESFEDAKEKMREFSKTVKRPFGVKYSPYTQSIQVLRDTKSITSAMNELRYDLDVISDALARVSRWPSV, encoded by the exons ATGATTGAAGACAACAAggagaacaaagagaacaaagacCATTCCTCCGAAAGGGGGAGAGTGACTCTCATCTTTTCCTTGAAGAATGAAGTCGGAGGACTCATAAAAGTGCTGAAAATCTTCCAG GAGAATCACGTGAACCTGTTACATATTGAGTCTCGGAAATCAAAGCACAGAAATTCAGAATTTGAGATATTTGTTGACTGCGACATCAACCGAGAACAGCTGAATGACATCTTTCCCCTGCTGAAGTCCCTCACCACTGTCCTCTCTGTGGACTCGCCTGATCAGCTCACTATGAAGGAAGATG TTATGGAGACTGTCCCTTGGTTTCCAAAGAAGATTTCTGACCTGGACTTCTGTGCCAACAGAGTGCTGTTGTACGGATCCGAACTCGACGCGGACCACCct GGCTTCAAGGACAATGTCTACCGTAGAAGACGAAAGTATTTCGCAGAGTTGGCTATGAACTACAAACA TGGAGACCCCATTCCCAGGATTGAATTCACGGAAGAAGAGATTAAGACCTGGGGGACCATCTTCCGAGAGCTAACCAAACTCTACCCAACCCACGCCTGCAGGGAGTACCTCAGAAACCTTCCCTTACTCTCAAAATACTGTGGCTATCGGGAAGACAACATCCCGCAACTGGAAGATGtctccaattttttaaaag AACGCACAGGGTTTTCCATCCGTCctgtggctggttacctctcaCCGAGAGATTTCCTGTCAGGGTTAGCCTTTCGAGTCTTTCACTGCACTCAGTATGTGAGACACGGTTCAGATCCTCTCTATACTCCAGAGCC AGACACCTGCCATGAACTCTTAGGCCACGTTCCTCTCTTGGCTGAACCCAGTTTTGCTCAATTCTCTCAAGAAATTGGCCTGGCTTCCCTTGGAGCTTCAGAGGAGACTGTTCAAAAACTGGCAACG TGCTACTTTTTCACTGTGGAGTTTGGGCTGTGCAAACAAGATGGGCAGCTGAGAGTGTTTGGAgctggcttgctttcttccaTCAGTGAACTCAAA CATGCACTTTCTGGACACGCCAAAGTTAAGCCCTTTGATCCCAAGGTTGCCTGCAAACAGGAATGTCTCATCACAAGCTTCCAGGATGTCTATTTTGTATCTGAGAGCTTTGAAGATGCAAAGGAGAAGATGAG AGAATTTTCCAAGACTGTGAAGCGCCCGTTTGGAGTGAAGTACAGTCCGTACACACAGAGCATTCAGGTTCTCAGAGATACCAAGAGCATAACTAGCGCCATGAATGAGTTGCGGTATGACCTCGATGTCATCAGTGATGCCCTCGCTAGGGTCAGCAGGTGGCCCAGTGTGTGA